One Gimesia aquarii DNA segment encodes these proteins:
- a CDS encoding SCP2 sterol-binding domain-containing protein → MNLEEHPTVRSIRQQETDRIEKVAQPLDANWLRQLVLDTGADDVGFVEIERPALDDQREDILNAFPRTKTLISYVVRMNREPIRSPARSVANLEFHHTGDEVNEIGRDLVRTLEDEGIKALNPSMGFPMEMDNFPGKIWVVSHKPVAVAAGLGMMGIHRNVIHQKFGNFILLGTILVDAEVSKYGRPIDFNPCLECKLCVAACPVGAISPEGDFNFSACYTHNYKEFMGGFTDWTEQVADSKDAVDYRHRVNDSESASMWQSLSFGANYKAAYCLSVCPAGEDVIAPYLADKKAHLKENVRPLQQKEETIYVLKNSDAEQHVAKRFPHKQTKHVGNSLRPSNIDGFLRGVPLVFQPGKSKALNATYHFTFIGDEVKEATIVIQNQKVNVEEGHHGVPDLRVTADTKTWLGFLKNEKNIVWALLRRKIRLKGSPKLLLAFGKCFPQ, encoded by the coding sequence ATGAACCTGGAAGAACACCCTACAGTGAGGAGCATCCGTCAACAGGAAACAGACAGAATCGAGAAAGTGGCTCAGCCACTCGATGCCAACTGGCTACGTCAACTCGTCCTTGATACGGGGGCCGACGATGTCGGTTTCGTCGAAATAGAAAGGCCGGCATTGGATGATCAACGGGAAGACATCCTGAATGCTTTTCCTCGTACCAAAACGCTGATCAGTTATGTTGTGCGGATGAACCGGGAACCGATTCGTTCGCCTGCGCGTTCGGTGGCAAATCTCGAATTTCATCACACAGGTGATGAGGTCAATGAGATAGGCCGTGATCTCGTAAGGACATTGGAGGACGAAGGTATCAAAGCGCTCAATCCGTCCATGGGTTTTCCCATGGAGATGGACAATTTTCCGGGAAAGATTTGGGTCGTGTCACACAAACCGGTTGCTGTGGCTGCAGGCTTGGGAATGATGGGTATACACCGTAATGTCATTCATCAGAAGTTCGGTAACTTTATATTACTGGGGACGATTCTGGTTGATGCCGAAGTTTCCAAGTATGGCCGACCCATCGACTTTAATCCTTGTCTGGAATGCAAACTCTGTGTGGCCGCCTGCCCTGTGGGAGCGATTTCTCCAGAAGGGGACTTTAACTTTTCAGCCTGTTACACGCACAATTATAAAGAGTTCATGGGAGGCTTCACCGATTGGACCGAACAAGTGGCCGACAGCAAAGATGCTGTCGATTATCGCCATCGCGTCAACGATTCCGAATCCGCTTCGATGTGGCAGAGCCTTTCCTTCGGTGCGAATTATAAAGCTGCCTATTGTCTATCAGTCTGCCCTGCAGGTGAAGATGTGATTGCACCGTACCTTGCTGATAAGAAAGCACATCTCAAAGAAAATGTACGTCCGCTGCAGCAAAAGGAAGAAACAATTTATGTTCTCAAGAATTCCGATGCCGAGCAGCACGTTGCCAAACGGTTTCCTCACAAACAGACGAAGCATGTGGGCAATAGTTTGCGTCCCAGTAACATTGACGGATTCCTCCGAGGAGTACCACTGGTCTTTCAACCTGGTAAGTCAAAGGCTTTGAACGCGACATATCACTTTACTTTTATCGGTGATGAAGTAAAAGAAGCCACGATTGTGATCCAGAATCAGAAAGTCAATGTTGAAGAAGGACATCATGGCGTACCCGATTTACGCGTGACCGCGGATACAAAAACGTGGCTCGGCTTTTTAAAGAATGAAAAAAACATCGTCTGGGCATTGCTGCGGCGGAAGATTCGTCTGAAAGGCTCCCCCAAACTCTTGCTTGCTTTTGGGAAATGCTTTCCCCAATAA
- a CDS encoding SUMF1/EgtB/PvdO family nonheme iron enzyme, protein MTTKPQLRLSEIEQKVLDVASEQLGFPRNQISLSDRLIEDLRCDSLDAVELLMELEDAFNTSLPEPSESSDPVYKTIFTRQPFRLADLTELVYLNQGTGTPDRSRHFRQPKVAMTSTESFSFTQLDGRWERNGSTKSNLFESVETKSSYPQFRRRSDGMRCIQIPTADEVEIGSDRPDAIADEKPKHIVELDAFLIDAEPVSTTAYCRFLNSIGEVPDSYLTDWFVLDADDDRNIHMLIRKEGSEWQPLPGCEKWPMILVSWYGANAYSLWANDKLWLRYQDESHTDAGSYLPTEAQWEYAARGQTSQPYPWGSESPSQDRMRFGFHRKSIRYDVSELPLADVNARLGMSLFGLHHMAGNVWQWCRDWYDAEFYQRLGAMHRNPFNQTNTRVRSERGGSWVGPAQLCRSSYRRGRTPLARGRCLGFRCISSVRDLQ, encoded by the coding sequence ATGACCACTAAACCACAGTTGCGACTTAGCGAGATCGAACAGAAAGTTTTAGATGTCGCGTCGGAACAATTAGGTTTTCCTCGTAATCAGATTTCTCTCAGTGATAGACTGATCGAAGACCTGCGTTGTGATAGCTTGGATGCAGTTGAGTTATTAATGGAGCTGGAAGACGCATTTAATACCAGTCTCCCCGAACCATCTGAGTCTTCTGATCCCGTGTATAAGACTATTTTCACTCGACAGCCCTTTCGTCTGGCAGACTTGACAGAACTGGTCTACCTCAATCAGGGAACGGGAACACCTGATCGGAGTCGCCATTTTCGTCAACCAAAAGTCGCAATGACATCGACAGAATCGTTTTCATTCACCCAGTTAGATGGACGCTGGGAAAGAAACGGTTCGACTAAATCAAACTTATTCGAATCTGTTGAGACAAAGAGTTCATACCCTCAGTTTCGCAGACGCTCTGACGGTATGCGGTGCATTCAGATTCCCACTGCTGATGAAGTCGAAATCGGGAGCGATCGTCCCGATGCAATTGCTGATGAAAAGCCGAAGCACATCGTCGAACTGGACGCATTCCTGATTGACGCTGAACCTGTTTCGACCACCGCCTATTGCCGGTTTTTGAATTCGATTGGTGAAGTACCGGATTCCTATTTGACAGACTGGTTTGTACTCGACGCCGATGATGATCGAAACATTCACATGTTAATCAGAAAGGAAGGATCAGAATGGCAGCCACTACCTGGCTGTGAGAAATGGCCGATGATTCTGGTTTCCTGGTATGGAGCGAATGCCTATTCACTCTGGGCGAATGACAAACTTTGGCTGCGCTATCAGGATGAATCTCACACAGACGCAGGCAGTTATCTGCCCACTGAAGCACAATGGGAATACGCGGCCAGAGGACAGACTTCGCAGCCTTATCCGTGGGGATCTGAATCACCATCCCAAGATAGAATGCGATTTGGCTTCCATCGGAAGTCTATCCGTTATGACGTCAGCGAACTTCCTTTAGCTGATGTCAATGCCAGGTTAGGGATGTCGCTGTTTGGCCTGCATCATATGGCGGGGAATGTCTGGCAGTGGTGCCGAGACTGGTACGACGCTGAATTCTATCAAAGACTAGGAGCCATGCATCGGAATCCCTTCAACCAGACGAACACCCGTGTGCGCAGCGAACGGGGCGGAAGCTGGGTGGGCCCCGCCCAATTGTGTCGCAGCTCCTATCGCCGCGGCCGCACTCCACTGGCAAGAGGTCGCTGCCTCGGCTTTCGCTGTATCAGTTCTGTCAGAGATCTCCAGTGA
- a CDS encoding class I SAM-dependent methyltransferase, producing MTASSSESHLISVCKSHGLARQFGHPTGFLGSLVGRLMATKNRSMNQAVVELLDVQPNETVLEIGFGPGTAIQELIKTTKATRIAGVDPSVLMLSQASRRNRRGIQTGQVDLQLGSASQIPFDEETFDKVFAVNSFHHWSDPIGGLNEVHRVLKMNGQLLIGLRTALPQKRLFSAPGFTEQHIEQAKQRLQTAGFSEIRRVEREAGRKIVCLISKK from the coding sequence ATGACGGCAAGTTCATCTGAATCGCATCTCATCAGTGTCTGCAAGTCTCACGGTCTGGCACGACAGTTTGGACATCCTACAGGATTTCTGGGATCGTTAGTTGGTCGGCTCATGGCGACTAAGAATCGATCCATGAATCAGGCAGTCGTTGAATTACTTGATGTTCAACCGAATGAAACCGTACTGGAGATCGGATTTGGCCCCGGTACAGCCATTCAAGAGCTTATTAAGACAACGAAGGCCACACGGATTGCGGGCGTTGATCCTTCCGTACTGATGTTATCACAGGCATCCCGCCGCAATCGACGTGGGATTCAAACAGGTCAGGTCGATCTTCAGTTGGGATCAGCCTCACAAATACCATTTGATGAGGAAACATTCGACAAAGTGTTTGCTGTGAATAGTTTTCACCACTGGTCAGATCCAATAGGGGGACTCAACGAAGTCCACCGCGTTTTGAAAATGAACGGACAACTATTAATTGGTTTGCGTACCGCTCTACCACAAAAGCGGCTGTTTTCTGCTCCCGGCTTCACTGAGCAGCACATTGAACAGGCCAAACAACGTTTGCAAACTGCGGGTTTTTCTGAAATCAGACGAGTCGAACGGGAAGCCGGCAGAAAAATAGTTTGTTTGATTTCGAAGAAATAA
- a CDS encoding MarR family winged helix-turn-helix transcriptional regulator, with amino-acid sequence MKNNKLDNLTDLIASECIAVRMRILNRVISKIYDDALRQTGAKVSQMNILVAVGKLGTARPADVCAALHLDVSTLSRNVERMKARGWLEVIPDEDGRAQPFRLTSEGRKLLEQAAPAWKEAQEQAKQLLGANITGQLNQAVKRVNKINS; translated from the coding sequence ATGAAAAACAACAAGCTAGACAATTTGACCGACCTGATTGCCAGTGAGTGCATTGCCGTCCGGATGAGAATCCTGAATCGAGTGATCTCAAAGATCTATGATGATGCGCTGCGCCAGACGGGTGCTAAAGTCAGCCAGATGAATATCCTGGTTGCGGTTGGCAAGCTGGGCACGGCTCGACCTGCCGATGTGTGCGCGGCTTTGCATCTCGATGTTTCCACGCTCAGCCGCAATGTCGAACGCATGAAGGCTCGAGGTTGGCTGGAGGTCATTCCTGATGAAGATGGAAGGGCACAACCTTTTCGTCTGACAAGCGAAGGTAGAAAACTCTTAGAGCAAGCAGCCCCCGCGTGGAAAGAGGCGCAAGAACAAGCGAAGCAACTCTTAGGAGCAAATATTACTGGGCAATTAAATCAAGCTGTAAAACGAGTGAATAAAATCAATTCCTGA
- a CDS encoding carboxymuconolactone decarboxylase family protein yields MQRLNSVSPETATGKAKTLLDGVKAKLGITPNIMKTMANSPAVLDAYLKFSGSLGAGALSAKNREQIALNVGEFNQCGYCLAAHSAIGKNLGLTAEEIQSSRSGSDADEKTNALMRFSRKIVEKRGFVSDQDLQEFRDAGFGDAEITEVVANVALNIFTNYFNHLAQTEVDFPEVEALAEEPVAACSTDGGSCCH; encoded by the coding sequence ATGCAACGTTTAAATTCTGTTTCACCTGAAACTGCGACTGGTAAAGCCAAAACTTTGTTGGACGGCGTCAAAGCGAAATTGGGTATCACTCCCAATATCATGAAAACGATGGCCAATTCTCCCGCGGTTCTGGATGCTTATCTCAAATTCAGTGGTTCTCTTGGTGCAGGCGCACTCTCCGCGAAAAACCGAGAGCAAATTGCTTTGAATGTGGGTGAGTTCAATCAATGTGGATACTGTCTGGCCGCCCATTCTGCGATTGGAAAAAACCTAGGTCTCACAGCCGAGGAAATCCAGTCGAGTCGATCCGGATCCGATGCGGACGAAAAGACGAATGCCTTGATGAGATTCTCGCGGAAGATTGTTGAGAAACGCGGCTTTGTTTCAGATCAGGATCTTCAGGAGTTTCGTGATGCTGGTTTTGGTGATGCAGAAATCACCGAAGTGGTTGCCAATGTCGCATTGAATATCTTTACGAACTATTTCAATCATCTGGCTCAAACAGAAGTCGACTTCCCTGAAGTCGAAGCGTTGGCAGAAGAGCCTGTGGCTGCCTGTTCTACTGATGGCGGTAGCTGCTGCCACTAA
- a CDS encoding pyridoxamine 5'-phosphate oxidase family protein, with product MYEYPSDIAFTPAVKTIQTQKGSRSTYSKVERGHGWLTEVTPILEEFIGSLDMFYLGTTNGAGQPYIQYRGGSRGFLKVIDQKTLGFADFGGNRQYITLGNLSENPKAFLFLMDYVNSRRIKLWGTAKVVEDDEELINRLHDPEYPAKPERAILFSIEAWDMNCHQHIHRRFSREDILPVIEKLKAENELLKEKVTRLQSALESGR from the coding sequence ATGTACGAGTACCCGAGTGATATCGCCTTTACACCGGCCGTCAAAACCATTCAAACACAAAAAGGTTCACGCTCCACTTATTCAAAAGTAGAGCGCGGGCATGGCTGGCTCACAGAAGTGACTCCGATACTCGAAGAATTCATAGGAAGCCTGGATATGTTTTATCTGGGCACAACCAATGGAGCAGGACAACCTTATATTCAATACCGTGGGGGAAGCCGCGGCTTTCTCAAAGTAATCGACCAGAAGACATTGGGTTTCGCTGACTTTGGCGGTAATCGGCAATATATTACGCTCGGGAATCTGTCTGAAAATCCCAAAGCGTTTCTGTTTCTGATGGATTATGTCAACAGCCGCCGCATTAAACTCTGGGGAACGGCGAAAGTCGTTGAGGATGATGAGGAATTAATCAATCGCTTACACGATCCGGAGTATCCAGCCAAACCTGAACGAGCGATTCTGTTTTCGATTGAAGCCTGGGACATGAACTGCCATCAACACATTCACAGACGGTTTTCCCGAGAAGATATCTTACCGGTCATTGAAAAGCTGAAGGCTGAGAACGAGTTACTCAAAGAAAAAGTGACCAGACTCCAAAGTGCCTTAGAGTCTGGCCGTTGA
- a CDS encoding MarR family winged helix-turn-helix transcriptional regulator: MNQKKPSIENLIDETVLLFHRLRVVANELHGGGELAAGKRGVLKGLYENGPQTVPQMARARPVSRQHIQSLVNPLVEEGYVEFIDNPHHRRSKLVQLTGTGRVFVEKMQLREAEVFQTLSAKFSESRLTQATRTLRSVRECFEKE, encoded by the coding sequence ATGAATCAGAAAAAACCATCCATTGAAAATTTGATCGACGAGACCGTCCTGCTGTTTCACCGTTTACGAGTGGTTGCCAATGAGCTTCACGGGGGAGGCGAACTCGCTGCCGGAAAGCGGGGGGTATTAAAAGGGCTGTATGAAAATGGTCCACAAACAGTTCCCCAGATGGCGCGTGCGCGTCCGGTCTCGCGCCAACACATTCAGAGCCTCGTGAACCCACTCGTGGAGGAAGGATATGTTGAATTCATCGACAACCCGCATCACAGGCGCTCCAAACTTGTTCAACTGACTGGCACCGGACGCGTCTTTGTCGAAAAGATGCAGTTGAGAGAAGCTGAAGTCTTTCAAACTCTGTCCGCAAAGTTTTCAGAATCCAGGCTCACACAGGCCACACGCACACTGCGGTCGGTTCGAGAGTGCTTTGAAAAGGAATGA
- a CDS encoding right-handed parallel beta-helix repeat-containing protein yields the protein MLARIPHFQFVLSLFTSLALVLLAPSQTSGQDPTWLEEDDYLYRAYFDFTGMAGGVNDTGQGLLFIPLSQDEESLFFADLRGNIFDDSSAEGNFGLGYRQMMNDQWIAGAYGFFDVRRSEYGNIFRQGSFGVELLSIEWDFRANGYVPTLKQKRVDSLSTAYLSGNNIVVQGGEERAYWGTDFEVGRLLKTFDEMNVDVELRGYVGGYYFDNSAPGFKEMAGPRTRVEFRMFDLPFLGNGSRVVLAGQYQYDELRGSQGTGMLTIRVPLPGNGDSQKLTRFQRRMVNPIVRDIDIVLNQARGPVEQAKLQQTGQVLNNITIIDANTVGAETVFNGAGTDSVVLFDGSAGTIDTSTGFVFNNGQLALAGGKSVNVVGCNSGAVASFNYGSRPTVNGTVNTIDVFTMADNSSIVGMNITGGQNGIYGNNISGFTMACNTISGALEDGAHLDGTINGTIIDNTFSTNGTTTDNDGLEIENFVGGSITGNTFRNNDYGFYSSNEISGGTIAHNTAHDNTYDGFTFTNISGGTISNNTSRDNGEDGFFFFGTMSNGVFSNNIASNNHNFGFNFFQMTGGTISGNQAIDNDFAGFAFFGAISGGTFSSNIADKNDDGFYFDQDITGGTFSGNTASNNRFNGFYFADDVSNMTFTGNVASENVTNGIKFGDTVGVGTIISNNSAIDNKDDGFDFDDVAGGTISNNFASGNLEDGFDFDDVFLGGTFSNNVSVSNTFNGYDFIAPIVDGTITNNSAQSNSADGFFVNIFSGANTATFSNNTATQNTAKGYNVLSGTPQNGVGTNTGSGNASDNNY from the coding sequence ATGCTAGCGCGAATTCCTCACTTTCAATTTGTTTTGAGCCTCTTTACGTCCCTTGCGCTAGTCCTCCTTGCCCCATCCCAGACTTCCGGCCAGGATCCCACCTGGCTGGAAGAGGATGATTACCTGTATCGTGCCTACTTCGACTTTACGGGAATGGCAGGTGGAGTCAACGATACCGGACAGGGGTTATTGTTTATTCCATTGTCACAAGATGAAGAAAGTCTGTTCTTTGCCGATTTGCGGGGCAATATCTTCGATGACTCCTCAGCAGAGGGGAATTTTGGACTCGGCTATCGTCAAATGATGAATGACCAGTGGATTGCTGGCGCGTATGGCTTCTTCGATGTCCGCCGTAGTGAGTATGGCAATATCTTTCGTCAGGGAAGTTTCGGTGTGGAACTGCTGAGTATTGAATGGGATTTCCGGGCCAATGGTTATGTCCCTACACTAAAACAAAAGCGGGTTGATTCGCTGTCTACCGCATACTTGAGTGGAAATAACATTGTTGTACAGGGCGGCGAAGAACGCGCGTACTGGGGAACCGATTTTGAAGTGGGTCGTCTCTTGAAAACCTTTGATGAGATGAATGTGGATGTTGAACTGCGCGGGTATGTCGGCGGATATTACTTTGATAATTCGGCCCCCGGCTTTAAAGAAATGGCGGGACCGCGGACGCGCGTGGAATTTCGGATGTTCGATTTGCCTTTTCTGGGGAATGGATCGCGTGTAGTCCTGGCTGGTCAGTATCAATACGACGAATTGCGCGGTTCGCAAGGTACCGGCATGTTGACAATTCGTGTCCCTCTACCGGGAAATGGGGACAGTCAAAAACTGACTCGGTTCCAACGCCGTATGGTCAACCCGATTGTACGTGATATCGATATCGTATTGAACCAGGCACGGGGGCCTGTGGAACAGGCTAAGCTTCAACAGACGGGTCAGGTATTAAATAATATTACCATTATCGATGCCAATACTGTCGGTGCTGAAACGGTCTTTAATGGTGCCGGAACCGACAGCGTGGTCCTCTTCGATGGTAGTGCCGGTACGATTGATACCAGCACTGGGTTTGTCTTTAACAATGGTCAGCTCGCACTAGCTGGTGGAAAGAGCGTAAACGTCGTCGGTTGTAATTCAGGTGCCGTTGCCAGCTTCAATTATGGTTCTCGACCGACGGTCAATGGAACGGTCAATACGATTGATGTCTTTACCATGGCCGATAACTCCAGCATCGTGGGTATGAATATTACTGGCGGCCAGAATGGAATTTACGGGAACAACATCAGCGGCTTTACAATGGCTTGCAACACGATCAGTGGCGCTTTGGAAGACGGAGCGCATTTAGACGGTACGATCAACGGAACGATCATTGACAATACATTCAGCACAAATGGTACGACGACAGACAACGATGGTCTCGAAATAGAAAACTTTGTCGGCGGCAGTATCACAGGTAATACATTTAGAAACAACGATTATGGTTTCTACAGTTCCAATGAGATCAGCGGGGGAACCATCGCCCATAATACGGCCCACGACAATACCTATGATGGATTTACTTTTACTAATATCAGCGGAGGAACCATTTCAAATAATACCTCACGAGATAATGGCGAAGATGGATTTTTTTTCTTTGGTACCATGTCTAACGGAGTTTTCTCAAATAACATAGCCAGTAATAATCACAACTTCGGATTCAACTTTTTTCAGATGACCGGAGGAACTATCAGCGGCAATCAGGCGATTGACAATGATTTCGCAGGTTTTGCTTTCTTCGGTGCGATCTCTGGTGGAACGTTCTCTAGTAACATCGCTGATAAGAACGATGACGGATTTTACTTCGATCAGGACATTACAGGGGGCACATTCTCTGGAAACACGGCAAGTAACAACAGGTTCAATGGGTTTTATTTTGCTGATGACGTATCGAACATGACATTCACAGGAAACGTCGCGAGTGAAAATGTAACGAATGGAATCAAATTTGGGGATACCGTCGGCGTGGGAACGATCATCAGCAATAATTCGGCGATTGATAACAAAGATGATGGATTTGATTTCGATGATGTCGCAGGCGGTACTATCAGTAATAACTTTGCCTCAGGAAACCTGGAAGATGGTTTTGATTTTGATGATGTCTTCCTTGGTGGTACATTCAGTAATAACGTATCAGTCAGTAATACTTTCAATGGATACGATTTCATTGCACCGATTGTCGACGGAACAATTACAAATAACAGTGCCCAGAGCAACTCAGCCGATGGTTTCTTCGTGAATATTTTCAGTGGTGCTAACACAGCCACTTTCTCAAACAACACGGCGACCCAAAACACAGCAAAAGGCTATAACGTCTTATCCGGTACACCACAAAACGGAGTGGGGACGAACACCGGTTCCGGAAATGCAAGCGACAATAATTACTGA
- a CDS encoding alpha/beta fold hydrolase, which produces MRSWKQTVLTLVVLAFVSTTGYKVQAEAVNDTQVLHRTVKVNDLDIFYREAGPKDAPTVLLLHGFPTSSHMFRNLIPALADKYHVVAPDYPGYGHSSAPSVDKFEYTFDNLANVVETFTEQLELKKYSLYLMDYGAPVGFRLAVKHPERVDSLIIQNGNAYDEGLDNKFWVPIKEYWNHRTTEQGDKLRGFLTLDATKWQYTHGVRNTETISPDTWGHVQPLLDRPGNQEIQLALFYSYGSNPPLYPKWQKYLRKYQPPTLIVWGKNDQIFPDAGAYPYKRDLKNLEFHLLDTGHFALEEDGDKIAQTMRSFLHRNVATSN; this is translated from the coding sequence ATGCGATCTTGGAAACAGACAGTCCTGACTCTGGTTGTGCTCGCTTTCGTGAGCACAACCGGATACAAAGTGCAGGCGGAAGCAGTGAATGACACGCAGGTTCTACACCGAACGGTCAAAGTCAATGACCTCGACATCTTCTATCGGGAAGCAGGTCCCAAGGATGCTCCAACCGTTTTATTGTTACATGGGTTTCCTACGTCATCGCATATGTTTCGCAACCTGATTCCCGCGTTAGCAGACAAATATCATGTGGTTGCGCCGGACTATCCCGGTTATGGGCATAGTTCTGCGCCATCCGTTGATAAATTTGAATATACCTTCGACAATCTGGCGAATGTCGTCGAAACATTCACAGAACAGCTAGAGCTAAAAAAGTACTCACTCTATCTGATGGACTATGGAGCGCCGGTTGGCTTTCGGTTGGCCGTCAAACATCCGGAACGGGTTGATTCACTGATTATCCAAAATGGAAACGCATACGATGAAGGTCTCGATAACAAATTCTGGGTTCCGATCAAAGAATACTGGAATCATCGAACGACGGAACAGGGAGACAAATTGCGTGGATTCCTGACACTGGACGCCACCAAGTGGCAATACACACATGGCGTGCGAAACACGGAAACCATCAGTCCCGATACGTGGGGGCACGTGCAGCCTTTGTTGGATCGACCTGGAAATCAGGAAATTCAATTAGCATTGTTCTACAGTTATGGCAGTAACCCGCCACTCTATCCGAAATGGCAGAAGTATTTACGTAAATACCAACCTCCTACCTTGATTGTCTGGGGAAAGAACGATCAAATCTTCCCCGATGCAGGGGCATACCCTTACAAACGCGACTTGAAAAACCTGGAATTTCATTTATTAGATACGGGACACTTCGCGCTGGAAGAAGATGGCGATAAGATCGCTCAAACAATGCGGAGTTTCCTGCACAGAAATGTGGCCACATCAAATTAA